In Plasmodium chabaudi chabaudi strain AS genome assembly, chromosome: 10, a single genomic region encodes these proteins:
- a CDS encoding H/ACA ribonucleoprotein complex subunit 4, putative: MAKVEYKIEPEKKEATIDASNWPLLLKNYDKLNIRSSHFTPLPMGNSPYSRNLKEYLKYGIINLDKPSNPSSHEVVSWIRKILRCEKTGHSGTLDPKVTGVLLVCLNRATRLVKSQQESGKEYVCVCKFHSKPKSIEEVKLVLNNFQGAIFQRPPLICAVKRQLRVRTIYESKLLDYDDTNNVCVFWVRCQAGTYIRTLCEHIGLLLGVGAHMQELRRVKSGNMTEYDNMCTLHDIMDAQYIYDTTGDETYLRKIITPLEKLLINFPRIVIKDSAVNAICYGAKLTIPGVLRFDNNIDVYSEIVLMTTKGEAVALAIAQMTSTVIATVDHGIVALTKRVIMDRDTYDVKWGFGNRSMEKKKLILAGLLDKYGKPNEKTPISWIKSEGYAPKIVGNATSYVLTTDDNTKNAENNSNNLESNMDGDNNNSENDDSEVVKKKRKVN; encoded by the coding sequence ATGGCGAAAgtagaatataaaatcgAACCAGAGAAAAAGGAGGCGACTATAGATGCTTCTAATTGGCCattattgttaaaaaattatgataagCTAAATATTCGTAGCTCTCATTTTACCCCCCTACCTATGGGTAATTCCCCTTATTCAAGGAATTTgaaagaatatttaaaatatgggATTATAAACTTAGATAAGCCAAGTAATCCCTCTTCCCACGAAGTCGTTTCTTGGAtaagaaaaattttaagATGCGAAAAAACAGGGCATAGTGGAACATTAGATCCTAAAGTTACAGGGGTATTACTAGTTTGTTTAAATAGAGCAACTAGATTAGTAAAATCACAACAAGAATCTGGAAAAGAATATGTTTGTGTATGTAAATTTCATTCAAAGCCTAAAAGTATAGAAGAAGTAAAATtagttttaaataattttcaagGAGCAATATTTCAAAGACCCCCATTAATATGTGCAGTTAAAAGACAATTAAGAGTTAGAACAATTTACgaatcaaaattattagaTTACGATGATACAAATAATGTATGTGTATTTTGGGTTCGATGCCAAGCAGGAACTTATATAAGAACATTATGTGAGCATATCGGTTTATTATTAGGAGTTGGTGCACATATGCAAGAATTAAGAAGAGTAAAATCTGGGAATATGACagaatatgataatatgtGTACATTACATGATATTATGGATgctcaatatatttatgatacAACAGGTGATGAAACatatttaagaaaaattataactcctttagaaaaattattaataaattttccaCGTATAGTAATAAAAGATAGTGCCGTTAATGCAATATGCTATGGAGCTAAGTTAACTATACCAGGAGTATTACgatttgataataatattgatgTATATTCAGAAATTGTTTTGATGACAACAAAAGGTGAAGCTGTTGCGCTAGCTATTGCGCAAATGACATCTACAGTTATTGCAACGGTTGATCATGGTATTGTTGCATTAACTAAGCGAGTTATAATGGATAGAGATACTTATGATGTTAAATGGGGATTTGGAAATAGATCGatggaaaagaaaaaattaatacttGCTGGGCTTTTAGataaatatggaaaacCCAATGAAAAAACTCCAATTAGTTGGATTAAAAGTGAGGGATACGCTCCCAAAATTGTTGGCAATGCAACTAGCTATGTATTAACAACAGatgataatacaaaaaatgcagaaaataattcaaacaATTTGGAATCTAATATGGAtggtgataataataattctgAAAATGATGACTCGGAAGTTGTCAAAAAAAAGAGGAAAGTAAATTAA